A region from the Ptychodera flava strain L36383 chromosome 12, AS_Pfla_20210202, whole genome shotgun sequence genome encodes:
- the LOC139145199 gene encoding mitochondrial import inner membrane translocase subunit Tim10-like produces the protein MAFGGGMTQAQMQLVAELEIEMMADMYNRMTSACQKKCVPAKYREGDLTKGESVCLDRCVAKYVEIHERIGKKLTEKSMQDEQLMKNLQQQQQGGSS, from the exons ATGGCTTTTGGTGGTGGAATGACCCAGGCGCAGATGCAGTTGGTTGCGGAGTTAGAAATAGAAATGATGGCCGACATGTACAACAG AATGACGTCTGCATGTCAGAAGAAGTGTGTTCCTGCCAAGTATCGTGAAGGGGACCTTACTAAAGGAGAATCAGTGTGTCTGGATCGTTGTGTTGCTAAATATGTCGAAATACATGAAAGGATaggaaaaaagttgacagaaaaATCTATGCAGGATGAACAGCTGATGAAAAATCTTCAGCAGCAACAGCAAGGCGGAAGCAGTTGA